In Streptomyces ambofaciens ATCC 23877, a single genomic region encodes these proteins:
- a CDS encoding NAD-dependent epimerase/dehydratase family protein — translation MKVLVTGGSGFLGLEICRRLSARGDVASSLHRRPSGALQQLGVHQHLGDLTDADAVSRAVAGCDAVIHNAALAGVSGPPRPYWATNVLGTRHVIEQCRAHGVRTLLYTSTASVVFRPGGLEGATESLPTAPRHLAAYPATKARAEALVLAAHGPELATVSLRPHIIWGPGDPHFAPVLARAVRAGRLLMPGDGANLIDTTHVRTAAHAHLLALDSLRRSPQTAGGRAYFIGQGDPRPLREITRHFLRAAGIDARWCAVPPRLATIGAAVGDTILRAARSTRTHALSRFLVAELLHPHYFDLTAARRDLDFAPPVGFDAGIAELSLSIPNDSEETPCRTPTTPSAPS, via the coding sequence ATGAAGGTACTGGTCACCGGTGGAAGCGGCTTCCTGGGCTTGGAGATCTGCCGTCGGCTGAGCGCACGCGGCGACGTCGCCTCCTCTCTCCACCGCCGCCCCAGCGGCGCACTGCAACAGCTGGGCGTCCACCAGCACCTGGGCGACCTCACCGACGCCGACGCGGTCTCCCGTGCCGTCGCCGGGTGCGATGCCGTCATCCACAACGCCGCCCTGGCCGGCGTCAGCGGCCCTCCGCGGCCCTACTGGGCCACCAACGTCCTCGGCACCCGCCATGTGATCGAGCAGTGCCGCGCCCACGGCGTGCGCACGCTCCTCTACACCTCGACCGCCAGCGTCGTCTTCCGGCCCGGCGGTCTGGAGGGGGCCACCGAGAGCCTTCCCACCGCTCCCCGTCACCTGGCCGCCTATCCCGCCACCAAGGCCCGCGCCGAGGCCCTGGTGCTGGCGGCCCACGGCCCGGAGCTGGCCACCGTCTCACTGCGCCCGCACATCATCTGGGGCCCCGGCGACCCCCATTTCGCCCCCGTTCTCGCGCGCGCCGTGCGGGCCGGCCGCCTGCTGATGCCCGGTGACGGCGCCAACCTCATCGACACGACCCATGTCCGTACTGCCGCCCACGCCCATCTGCTCGCCCTGGACAGCCTACGGCGATCACCGCAGACGGCGGGCGGCCGCGCCTACTTCATCGGTCAGGGCGACCCCCGTCCGCTACGCGAGATCACCCGCCACTTCCTGCGGGCCGCCGGCATCGACGCCCGCTGGTGCGCCGTACCGCCCCGGCTCGCCACCATAGGGGCCGCGGTCGGCGACACTATCCTGCGCGCGGCACGCAGTACCCGCACCCACGCCCTGAGCCGCTTCCTGGTCGCGGAGCTCCTGCATCCGCACTACTTCGACCTCACCGCGGCCCGCCGTGACCTCGACTTCGCACCGCCGGTCGGATTCGACGCCGGTATCGCGGAGCTCTCCCTCTCCATCCCGAACGACAGCGAGGAGACACCGTGCCGGACACCTACGACACCATCCGCTCCATCCTGA
- a CDS encoding beta-ketoacyl-[acyl-carrier-protein] synthase family protein → MTEPVAVTGLGLITPAGENTGATWDTVCRGAGTAAAQDPALAGLPVGFSCRVPLSRDDLDRRVGRTAWRMSHNAVLAVLAAREAVHDAGLDAPTWDGDRVAVVIGCGLGADAVREEQARRLTERGADMVSALTIPQIIPNMAAGEVSIDLGARGPSLAPATACASGATAVAVARDLLTAGRCDVAVTGATEAAVTPLFTTGFWRAGALSRRADAVTGASRPFAADRDGFVMAEGAGVLVLERAADAATRGARVRALLVGCGSTSDAHHPTAPAPDGRGAEAALRTALADGGLAPHDVDHVNAHGTSTPANDAAESALIARVLPHRPSVTAPKGVLGHSLGAAGAVEAALTVLTLQHGTVPPIANLDAPAPGFDIDCVTKEPRRQDVRVAVSHSFGFGGHNVVLALTRVS, encoded by the coding sequence GTGACCGAGCCCGTCGCCGTCACCGGTCTCGGCCTGATCACTCCCGCCGGGGAGAACACCGGCGCCACCTGGGACACGGTCTGCCGCGGCGCGGGCACCGCGGCCGCACAGGATCCAGCGCTGGCCGGCCTTCCCGTGGGATTCTCCTGCCGCGTCCCGCTGTCCCGCGACGACCTGGACCGGCGCGTGGGCCGCACCGCCTGGCGTATGTCGCACAACGCCGTGCTGGCGGTGCTCGCCGCCCGCGAGGCGGTGCACGACGCCGGCCTCGACGCCCCGACGTGGGACGGCGACCGGGTCGCCGTCGTCATCGGCTGCGGGCTGGGAGCGGACGCGGTGCGCGAGGAACAGGCCAGGCGGCTGACGGAACGGGGCGCCGACATGGTCTCCGCTCTCACTATTCCCCAGATCATCCCCAACATGGCGGCCGGAGAGGTCTCCATCGACCTCGGGGCCCGCGGCCCCAGCCTCGCCCCGGCCACCGCCTGCGCTTCTGGCGCCACTGCCGTCGCCGTCGCCCGCGACCTCCTCACCGCCGGCCGGTGCGACGTCGCGGTGACCGGAGCCACCGAAGCCGCCGTCACCCCGCTGTTCACCACGGGCTTCTGGCGAGCCGGCGCGCTCTCCCGGCGCGCCGACGCGGTCACCGGCGCGTCCCGGCCCTTCGCCGCCGACCGTGACGGCTTCGTCATGGCGGAAGGCGCCGGCGTCCTCGTACTGGAGCGGGCCGCGGACGCGGCCACCCGCGGTGCCCGTGTCCGCGCGCTGCTGGTGGGCTGCGGCAGCACCTCGGACGCCCACCACCCCACCGCGCCCGCCCCGGACGGCCGGGGTGCGGAGGCGGCCCTGCGCACCGCTCTGGCGGACGGGGGTCTGGCTCCGCACGACGTCGACCACGTCAACGCCCACGGCACCTCCACACCGGCCAACGACGCCGCCGAGTCGGCCCTGATCGCCCGGGTGCTGCCGCACCGCCCCAGTGTCACCGCTCCCAAGGGCGTGCTCGGCCACAGCCTGGGCGCGGCGGGCGCCGTGGAAGCGGCGCTGACCGTGCTCACCCTTCAGCACGGCACGGTGCCCCCGATCGCGAACCTGGACGCCCCGGCTCCGGGGTTCGACATCGACTGCGTCACCAAGGAGCCCCGCCGGCAGGACGTCCGTGTCGCCGTCAGCCACTCCTTCGGCTTCGGTGGACACAACGTCGTCCTTGCTCTGACCAGGGTCTCCTGA
- a CDS encoding 3-oxoacyl-ACP synthase III family protein translates to MSEAIRARIAAVCAHLPSRYRTLDETRAKITETGGYAPPPGLLEDLTGVRGVHVHEDGENSSDLAVAAARSALEQAGLKIRDVDLLLFASTSQDLIEPATAHLVATKLGASCPVFDVKNACNSFLNGMEVAASFIETGRYRTVLIACGEPATLATRWHLPTREDLLRALPGYTASDAGAAMVLTAGPAGDGDPGILSLRFVSNSPAWEACTVAGGGSMHHLSVHDDHTTLRLNGDLWQSALDVLPRIMDTAGEEFRAAQAGAVSFIAFHQIAMPQYREVIDLFSLPEDRCMPAVAEHGNCAAASLPLQLAKAREADRIEGGDLVAMIGLASGFSFGLALVRW, encoded by the coding sequence GTGTCCGAAGCCATCCGTGCCCGTATCGCCGCCGTCTGCGCTCATCTTCCGTCCCGTTACCGGACCTTGGACGAAACCCGTGCCAAGATCACCGAGACGGGTGGCTACGCCCCGCCGCCCGGTCTGCTGGAGGATCTCACCGGTGTGCGCGGGGTCCATGTCCACGAGGACGGCGAGAACTCCTCCGACCTCGCCGTGGCGGCCGCTCGCAGCGCGCTCGAGCAAGCCGGTCTGAAGATCCGCGACGTGGACCTGCTGCTTTTCGCCTCGACCTCGCAGGACCTGATCGAGCCCGCGACCGCTCACCTCGTGGCCACCAAACTGGGCGCCTCCTGCCCGGTGTTCGACGTCAAGAACGCCTGCAACAGCTTCCTCAACGGCATGGAGGTGGCCGCATCGTTCATCGAGACCGGCCGCTACCGCACGGTCCTCATCGCCTGCGGTGAACCAGCCACCCTGGCCACCCGCTGGCACCTCCCCACCCGAGAGGACCTGCTCAGGGCACTGCCCGGCTACACAGCCTCGGACGCCGGCGCCGCGATGGTACTCACCGCCGGCCCCGCGGGTGACGGCGATCCCGGCATCCTGTCCCTCCGGTTCGTCAGCAACTCCCCCGCCTGGGAGGCCTGCACAGTGGCCGGCGGCGGAAGCATGCACCACCTCTCCGTCCATGACGACCACACCACCCTGCGCCTGAACGGGGACCTGTGGCAGAGCGCGCTCGACGTGCTCCCCCGGATCATGGACACCGCCGGGGAAGAGTTCCGGGCGGCGCAGGCCGGCGCCGTCTCCTTCATCGCCTTCCACCAGATCGCCATGCCGCAGTACCGCGAGGTGATCGACCTCTTCTCGCTCCCCGAGGACCGGTGCATGCCCGCGGTGGCCGAGCACGGGAACTGCGCGGCGGCCTCCCTGCCCCTGCAACTGGCTAAGGCGCGGGAGGCCGACCGCATCGAAGGCGGGGATCTGGTGGCGATGATCGGCCTGGCCAGTGGGTTCAGCTTCGGTCTGGCGCTCGTCCGGTGGTGA
- a CDS encoding MerR family transcriptional regulator: protein MYPSVMPPCEVKIGDAAAFAGTTPRAIRHYHQIGLLPEPERGGDGRRCYGYADVIRLLWIRKVSEAGISLDDMQAAFDEARDVEDVLGRLEETLAAQEADIKRQRAAVQRLRVVGSPLGLLSPLVTDRLTHLPSGALRPSDLDALLVTERIFGPLGAAIQASVFIALATHPGLRVEADRLDAADAALDDIVDPHDPQVEELAAQHCAHHKALLQAIEAAGLDVAEEKLFEIYDAEASGEEDARMSATEAVTKMPYGFSAARTRRMELTARLLYGDLFTGS from the coding sequence ATGTACCCCTCCGTCATGCCTCCCTGCGAGGTCAAGATCGGAGATGCCGCCGCCTTCGCCGGAACCACCCCGCGCGCCATTCGTCACTACCACCAGATCGGTCTGCTGCCGGAGCCCGAGCGAGGCGGCGACGGACGCCGCTGCTACGGCTACGCCGACGTGATCCGCCTGCTGTGGATCCGCAAGGTGTCAGAGGCCGGCATCAGCCTGGACGACATGCAGGCCGCCTTCGACGAAGCCCGGGACGTTGAGGACGTCCTGGGTCGGCTGGAGGAGACCCTGGCCGCCCAGGAGGCCGACATCAAGCGTCAGCGCGCAGCAGTCCAGCGCCTGCGGGTCGTGGGCAGCCCACTGGGCTTGCTCTCCCCGTTGGTCACGGACCGGCTCACCCACCTGCCTTCTGGCGCACTGCGCCCCTCCGACCTGGACGCCCTGCTGGTGACGGAACGGATCTTCGGGCCGCTGGGAGCCGCAATTCAGGCCAGTGTGTTCATCGCCCTGGCGACCCATCCCGGCCTACGGGTCGAGGCAGACCGCCTCGACGCGGCCGACGCCGCCCTCGATGACATCGTCGACCCCCACGACCCACAGGTCGAGGAACTCGCCGCACAGCACTGCGCCCACCACAAGGCCCTGCTCCAGGCCATTGAAGCGGCCGGACTGGATGTGGCCGAGGAGAAGCTCTTCGAGATCTACGACGCCGAGGCGAGCGGCGAGGAGGACGCCCGGATGAGTGCTACCGAAGCGGTGACCAAGATGCCCTATGGCTTCTCCGCGGCCCGGACCCGGCGCATGGAACTCACGGCACGGCTCCTTTACGGGGACCTGTTCACAGGCAGCTGA
- a CDS encoding acyl carrier protein: protein MPDTYDTIRSILNSAFRVPDDEIRPDLTLGQLDLDSLALAELVLIVHERFGVKIDSAYASRSTTVAQVVDHLDTLRAGGTGAVTSS, encoded by the coding sequence GTGCCGGACACCTACGACACCATCCGCTCCATCCTGAACAGCGCCTTCCGTGTCCCTGATGACGAGATCCGGCCCGACCTCACGCTGGGGCAACTGGATCTGGATTCCCTGGCCCTGGCGGAGCTGGTGCTCATCGTGCACGAGCGCTTCGGGGTGAAGATCGACAGCGCGTACGCCTCCCGGAGCACGACCGTCGCGCAGGTCGTCGACCACCTCGACACATTGCGCGCGGGTGGCACCGGGGCGGTGACGTCCTCGTGA
- a CDS encoding alpha/beta fold hydrolase has protein sequence MTARAGHAPAPDRAALERLMPGYPAPRHWRRVPVTGQHYLDLGSGRPVLFLHGNPSWSYVWRKLLHRLAPHARCLAPDLPGFGLSRRLRPADGVPDPYEAQLEGLDSLHRHLVRNEGLPERGWTFVLHDWGGPLGTAWALRNPGVVARLVVCNTVAFPFPEGFRLPFYLRWIRDHRPVATFVHATNAFARVAVRAGVHHPMLPAERRAYLRPYARRAERRAVTDAVRAIPRGPADPVWHLLEPPGAVAGLADLPLLVGWGMRDPVFTPDLLQEWARLYPQAVIHRFPDAGHFVMEDAAAELSDHIRDFLQGAP, from the coding sequence GTGACCGCACGAGCCGGGCACGCCCCGGCACCGGACCGTGCCGCACTGGAACGGCTGATGCCGGGCTACCCCGCGCCCCGGCACTGGCGGCGGGTACCGGTCACCGGCCAGCACTACCTCGACCTCGGCTCCGGCCGGCCGGTGCTGTTCCTGCACGGCAACCCGTCATGGAGCTACGTCTGGCGCAAGCTGCTGCACCGGCTCGCCCCGCACGCCCGCTGTCTGGCCCCCGACCTGCCGGGCTTCGGGCTGTCTCGGCGCCTACGGCCGGCGGACGGAGTACCCGACCCCTACGAAGCGCAGCTGGAAGGCCTGGACAGCCTCCACCGTCACCTGGTGCGGAACGAGGGCCTGCCCGAGCGGGGCTGGACGTTCGTCCTGCACGACTGGGGCGGCCCGCTCGGAACCGCCTGGGCGCTGCGCAACCCGGGCGTCGTGGCCCGGCTGGTCGTCTGCAACACCGTGGCCTTCCCCTTCCCCGAAGGTTTCCGGCTGCCGTTCTACCTGCGCTGGATCCGGGACCACCGGCCAGTCGCCACGTTCGTCCACGCCACCAACGCCTTCGCCCGCGTCGCCGTACGGGCCGGAGTCCACCACCCGATGCTCCCCGCCGAGCGGCGGGCCTACCTGCGGCCCTACGCCCGCCGCGCGGAACGCCGGGCGGTCACCGACGCCGTACGCGCGATCCCCCGCGGCCCCGCGGACCCCGTGTGGCACCTGCTCGAACCACCCGGCGCCGTGGCCGGCTTGGCGGACCTGCCCCTACTCGTTGGGTGGGGCATGCGCGATCCCGTGTTCACTCCGGACCTGCTTCAGGAGTGGGCGCGCCTGTACCCGCAGGCCGTCATCCACCGCTTCCCCGACGCCGGGCACTTCGTCATGGAGGACGCCGCGGCCGAACTGAGCGACCACATCCGTGACTTCCTCCAGGGAGCCCCATGA
- a CDS encoding AMP-binding protein: MTTTAADFAGRLAERPDAVALVESRKGISRTTRRGELVRHCRRIAQDLREAGVRPGHKAVVMTRDAHDLTAVSYALVMLGAVPVLIEPRAEVGRCLQDIAPDVFIGEPLAHLGRRVLGWGRPHVRTALVTGSAPLSPGRRLVTRTPADDASPPQVREPDGDEPALIAFTSGSTGRPKGAEYRHSTLAGQLDALATLMDPRSEDVLLAGFLPVALLGPLLGLATVAPAVNHLAPARTSPQEVVGPLREHRASIVLASPAVLALIARHCARHDLTLPSVRQILSFGAPLRVGLADALRKAVPDDAEILSVYGATECLPVSAIGDHDLRASRTAPPAGHAGTCLGRPLPGIRARILEADATGLGEIAVTGPTVSPTYHARPVADTFTKSDTDHGVLHRTGDLGRLDDEDRLWFLGRKAHLITGTGFTLTTEDVEAAADTAPGIRRTALVGVGTAVCQLPVLCVEPMPSTPRARALEAVRAVLKDHPDGYRVGAVLIHTAFPTDPRHNSKIDRMRLAGWAAKRLRGRVR, encoded by the coding sequence ATGACCACGACCGCCGCGGACTTCGCCGGGCGCCTGGCCGAGCGGCCCGACGCCGTCGCCCTCGTGGAGAGCCGCAAGGGAATCTCGCGGACGACCCGTCGCGGCGAGCTGGTGCGCCACTGCCGCCGCATTGCCCAGGACCTGCGCGAAGCGGGGGTCCGGCCCGGCCACAAGGCCGTCGTGATGACCCGCGACGCCCACGATCTGACCGCCGTCTCGTACGCACTGGTCATGCTCGGCGCCGTACCCGTGCTGATCGAACCACGCGCCGAGGTGGGCCGCTGCCTCCAGGACATCGCCCCGGACGTCTTCATCGGGGAGCCGCTGGCCCACCTGGGGCGCCGGGTGCTGGGATGGGGCCGCCCCCACGTCCGGACTGCCCTGGTCACCGGGTCCGCACCGCTGTCCCCGGGACGGCGGCTGGTCACCCGAACGCCGGCCGACGATGCCTCGCCCCCGCAGGTGCGTGAGCCCGACGGCGACGAGCCGGCCCTCATCGCCTTCACGTCCGGTTCCACGGGACGGCCGAAGGGTGCCGAGTACCGCCACTCCACCCTGGCAGGGCAGCTCGACGCTCTGGCGACATTGATGGACCCCCGGTCCGAGGACGTGCTCCTCGCCGGATTCCTGCCGGTCGCGCTGCTCGGTCCGCTGCTGGGCCTGGCCACCGTCGCCCCGGCGGTGAACCACCTGGCCCCGGCCCGCACCTCGCCGCAGGAGGTCGTCGGGCCCCTCCGGGAACACCGGGCGAGCATCGTCCTGGCCTCCCCCGCCGTCCTCGCCCTGATCGCCCGTCACTGCGCCCGCCACGACCTGACCCTGCCCTCGGTCCGGCAGATCCTGTCCTTCGGGGCCCCGCTGCGCGTAGGTCTCGCCGACGCCCTGCGCAAGGCCGTGCCGGACGACGCCGAGATCCTCAGCGTGTACGGCGCCACGGAGTGCCTACCCGTGTCCGCGATCGGCGACCACGACCTGCGGGCCTCGCGCACCGCGCCGCCCGCCGGGCACGCGGGCACCTGCCTGGGCCGGCCACTGCCCGGCATCCGCGCGCGGATCCTGGAGGCCGACGCCACGGGGCTCGGTGAGATCGCCGTCACCGGCCCCACCGTCAGCCCCACTTACCACGCGCGTCCCGTCGCCGACACCTTCACCAAGAGCGACACCGACCACGGTGTGCTGCACCGCACCGGCGACCTGGGCCGCCTCGACGACGAGGACCGACTCTGGTTCCTGGGCCGCAAGGCCCACCTGATCACCGGCACCGGCTTCACCTTGACCACCGAGGACGTCGAAGCCGCCGCGGACACCGCCCCCGGCATCCGGCGCACCGCCCTCGTCGGCGTGGGTACGGCCGTGTGCCAACTGCCCGTTCTCTGCGTGGAGCCCATGCCCTCCACCCCCCGCGCCCGCGCCCTGGAGGCTGTCCGCGCCGTTCTGAAGGACCACCCGGACGGGTACCGCGTCGGCGCCGTGCTGATCCATACCGCCTTCCCCACCGACCCCCGGCACAACTCCAAGATCGACCGCATGCGACTGGCCGGCTGGGCCGCCAAGCGTCTGCGCGGGAGGGTTCGATGA